One Theropithecus gelada isolate Dixy chromosome 3, Tgel_1.0, whole genome shotgun sequence genomic window carries:
- the LOC112621298 gene encoding keratin-associated protein 13-1, which yields MSYNCCSGNFSSRSFGGYLRYPASSCGFSYPSNLVSSIDLCSPSTCQLGSSLYRGRQETCWEPTSCETSFVESSPCQTSCYRPRTSLLCSPCQTTYSGSLGFGSSSCRSLGYGLRNCYSVGCGSSGFRSLGYGGCGFPSLGYGSGFCRPTYLASRSCQSSCYRPTYASGFYY from the coding sequence ATGTCCTACAACTGCTGCTCTGGAAACTTCTCCTCCCGCTCCTTTGGCGGCTACCTGCGCTACCCAGCCTCCTCCTGTGGCTTTTCCTATCCCAGCAACCTGGTCTCCAGCATTGACCTCTGCTCTCCCAGCACCTGCCAGCTGGGTTCCTCTCTCTACAGGGGCCGTCAGGAGACCTGCTGGGAGCCCACCAGCTGCGAGACGTCCTTTGTGGAGTCCAGCCCCTGCCAGACCTCCTGCTACCGCCCCAGAACCTCCTTGCTCTGCAGTCCCTGCCAGACGACTTACTCTGGGTCTCTAGGCTTTGGATCCAGCAGCTGCCGCTCCCTGGGCTATGGATTGAGGAACTGCTACTCAGTGGGCTGTGGGTCCAGTGGCTTCAGATCCCTGGGTTATGGAGGCTGTGGCTTCCCTTCCCTGGGCTATGGCTCTGGATTCTGCCGCCCAACCTACTTGGCTTCTAGGAGCTGCCAGTCTTCTTGCTACAGACCAACTTATGCATCAGGCTTCTATTATTGA